The segment tgatgtattattttctttttttgctggTGAACTAAAAGCATCTGgtgtcattaaatttaaacttgcaTTATTCATTGCAGCTTCTATTGTTGCTGCAACACTTTCATTAATACTACTACTACGATCACCAACACtttgattttcattattatcattattttcatgacGAGTATTTTGAAGATCATCTGAACCAATTAATGAATCATGAGTCAATGTATCCATCATACAAGCATTTTTTACTTGTCTAGCTGGTTGAAAAGCAATATGACATTCTTGTAAAGATTTTGGCTGTACTAAATACATTCGAATAACCAATTGATCCTCACTTTCATCATCACAAGGACAAAGATCTTCAAGTGATTCACCAGTTGGACGTACTTTTCTAATTCCAGCATCTACAATTCCAAAACTTAATATTGGATATGGCAATCTAAATTCAGATATTGTTGAAACATATGCAATACTATCTGAACCATCTGCAATGTCTTTTGATAaactcaaaatatataatgctttattggaaatatcagataataataaataaccagCAGCTAAATCTAATCCTGCTTTTAAAACTGGTTCTATATTACTTAATGgtgatacttgaaaatttattgtttgcaAACAAGTCCATTTTTCACATgaccatattttaatttcactaTTATTATCACATCCTGTTACAGAAAACCTCCAAAATTGTGCTTCAGGCTGTGTATTTTTATGATCATCaaggaaaaataatgaacatATTGGTCGACCATCATGTGGTTTCCATTGATGAAGACAATTTGGTTTTTCTAATGTAACACCATGaatattaacttgaaaaaattttactttaccATCTAATGATGCTGTTGCAATTGCTGTAcctgtaatttaataaatataattattaaatatataattattattttttaaacatttatcttACCATCTGGACTAAGAATTGCTTCGACAATAGTATCACCATGTTGACATATTTCAGTAAAACCACCACAATTTTGTACAGTTGaatcttgtaaatttaatgGACCAGGACCAAGTTGTGCATAAACATAGTCAACTTGCCAAAGTTCAGCTTTTGATCCTCTTGTTACAATAAGTAATTTTGATACATCTTCAGCTTCATTATGTTCTTCTTCTGGTATATATGGACACCAAATAACTCGATGGGTCATTGGTGATGATCCTTCAGCAACTACACTTAGCAAAAGATTGCATACTAATTGTGACGTTGATGAGACAATTGTgtgaacaaataaatttccaatttGATCAACACATGCTAGTATTGCATTTTTAACATGAGCAAATGCTAAATCTTGAATTTCTCCATTCATACCACGAAGTAATGATCGTTGTTCAGAGTCTTTTGATACAACTCTAACTACACCTTTTCCTTGAGATGATTTTATTCCATATGCAAGATATTTTCCAGAAACATGAACTGCCAAAAGTTGACCAGTATAATAGTGTGAGTCCCAggtaaaatcaacaatattttttaattttactttagaGCTGCCATGATCAATACCATTGGGTGATGCAATTACAGATACTTTTTTACTGTAAAGCTCAACtgaatttaaatcatcatgtcCAGTAAATGTgctgttgatttaaataaaaaatgtagttatttaatgtttattgtaaaaaataaattaaaaataaattaatataaattaaaatgtaacaGCTTTCAttgtcaaattattatcaaaataatacttaCACTGCCTGAGGACAATTTTGAAGATTTTCTTCATGAGTTTTGCTCATCTTGAAAAATTCTCTTTGTCAATTCTGAAACCGATAAATTAATAAGAGTTAtacaatgaattaaatttcatattaataaaaaaatattaattaataaaattcgtGTAATTTAATTCAACCCGGCAAAATCTAACCTATCTAACCGGCATCACGCCTgcgaaaaatatagaaaaaaaaaaatatcaaataattgaaCACAGAACTTTAccttatttaaataaacagtaaataatttataacttatattttttattttaaaatatttttctgtttATTGTAGCTATTACATGACAATTAactatcaatttaaaaaaatattatcataataagaacgttgttttttttttttttttcaacagaacaagttttttttttgttgaaaaaaaaaaaaatatatagcaatCTCAGCCAAAGATCAAAGCGTTACCTGACGTGTGTTAGAGCAAGTGATAATGTTGTCTACcaataataatgatcattaatttattcagtTAATAttgaagtaaaatttaaaaatgaaattgtaattgtttactttatttcaattattttcatataggTTTTTAAGTCTTGATGATGTTGTCTTATTtgctaatttaataataaaaacataaaaagcCATTGAATaattagaaacaaaaaaaaaaaagatgccgAAACCAGGGATCGAACCAGGGACATTTAGATCTTCAGTCTAACGCTCTCCCAACTGAGCTATTTCGGCAGCTATAGAATATAGATATAGAGTCTACACATTTTGAATGACACAAAAATGCTTTGAATTTAGTAGAGATGACGatgttcattattattgtttattttttgagctAAATGACGGTTAAATGTCGGCTAAAAGTGTCCACACAAAACTCTAGATTGTTCCCAggttttactaaaaatttagttgtttctagtgataatataaatgatcTTGCAAGAAATTCTTGAATAGTGGACATCCTCCTTTAAAATGCGGCATGTGCCGGCTAATCGCATAACCAACCACTGcgtatctatatatatttcccATATACATATTCACACATATTCTATAACTATTTATAACTATTGTGGCACTGTAACTTGTAAAAGGTAGGCTATTGTCATTTACCACGATCAGACACTATCCGATTGCAACCAATGCACGTGccaaaaactgaaaaaaattaattaaatacatatatattttgttatcttgttattaaattaagtatttgaaaataattcttgatatttttgtaactgataataatttataattaagaaTAACTCAGgacaaataaaacattaaaattttaaaatcagaagtgaagaaaaaaaaaaaaaaatgtcagaaGAGACAAATAATATTCCAGTCAATCAAGACAAAACAAAAGAAAGTATGAAAGATATTATTGAGAAAATGGACACAGACAATGAAGAcgataaaatcaacaaaagttTAGTTGAAAATCAAGATGTTTCATCAGATGGAAATACAAATCAAAGTTCCACTGCCAATGCCGGCACAACAACAGCAAAATCAGATGAATTGGTTGATCACAATGGCGCTattactgaaaaaataattgaatgcaATGTTAACAACAATGGCATCAAAGAAACatcaaaagaagaaaataaaatatctcaCAAAAGTAATTCTATCAGTAATGGTGAAAGTTGTAAACGTAAATTAGATGAGTCAGATGATCAAGCTGCAAAAATTTCACGAACATTTTCTACCAATGATGCTTTCAATGATGATCGTAACAAAACGATGACCACTTCAAATGATTCTTCACtaaatatttcttcaaaaattaaaacatcagAGCCAGTGCAAAATGAatttgttgaagaaaaaaaatcaaattcaacAGAAAATTTGAACAatggagaaaataaaaattctaatcaTGGTACAAATGATACAGATGATACCAACATGttgatagataaaaatatagataccGAAGAATGTAACCTTACAAAAGATGATAAAGTCAATGATACATCAGACATTCCAATACAAACAACAAAAAGTAGAATGAGCATTGAggtaatttatgataaatcaaaacaaCCACCAAAAAAACCTGAAGAACTCGTTGAAATTGATGAAGAGGGAGAAAAAATTGTTCTTGATTCATCACAAgaaaatgatataattaatgtaaaaaatatagatgctagttttgataaatcatcaacagATTTAAAAGACAATAAAATCACAGAAAATGATGTAACAAAtggaaatgatgatgaaatcaGAACATCTACCAATGGCAATCCACCAATACATTCGAATGATTCAATACAACAAAAGTTTCCTGAGGTATTGAATTTGATAAGTGATAGTGAAGGTGAGTCATTTATAAATGAAGATGTAAAcacaaatgataaaatgttgtcatatacaaaagaaataagttttactgtaaaattaaaaacagtttattctgttgataaaataacaaaagaaattgtaaacaaagaaataatttctGTTGATTGTTTATCTGATCAACAATCTCACAGTGATTCTTGTCCTGGTGATGTTTCTGCTTCTGACAAAGAACAAGACACATCACTACCATTATCTTCAAGTAAATCatctttatataaattgcCAAAATATCCAAGAGCTTCAATAGTATCAACAGTTAGTTCATCAAGTTCATCGTCAACagagtcaaataaaaatgacaatgaaaaaaataaaaatgaattttgtttacCTCAAGGTGTTCCaaaacaagcaaaaaaaaatcttgatgaatcaaatgataaattgaaaaaagactGGAAAAATGTTAATcttttaacatcaaatattttagaattaatgAATGCTGAAGTATACAATAGTTTCTTAGAAAGTGAATCAGATGAATCATTAGAAGAACGTCAATTAAAAACATCAACTCctgaaaaatcaacaaaaacaaaacgtTCAATAAATGCTAAatcaaaaagtattaaaaaaaataaaagtgcaaAAAAAAGCAAGCCTGTAATCAAtacaaaatcattaaaaaaatcaccaaCTAATGGTGATTCACCTGTACCACTACCTTCAACACCAACAAGACCTTTAAGATGTACAACATCATTGAGAAATAATACACCACGTGCTAATGCAAAAGATGTAAGTGATACAGAAGATTTAAAAGATAGTAGAATAGGTAAAATATGTTTTGCTAAATGGACACATGATAACATATATTATCCTGCAAGagtagtaaaaaaatcaaaagataaCTTTTtagatgttaaatttttggaTGGTCAATCAAAAACTCTGAATGAAAATTTGGTTGTACCATTACTAAAATCTCTTGTTGATTCAGAAATACATTATCGTCTTCAGAATAAACGATATAGTCATGTTGCAACTGTTAAATCAGTTATTGATTCTAATGTTCCTGATGatgaaattcaatttaaagttttaaatgaagaaaacAACGAAGCAACTGTTGatataaaagatatatttttaactggaaaagaaattaaaatgctTCAAAATAAGGAACCAGATAATGCTGAAGCATATACACCACAAACACTTATTACAGTAacaccaacaaaaaaacaaccatGTGCTTCAACTCCAAaatcagctgaaaaaaaaattacttctgAAAGTACAACAAAAGTATTACCAACCGAAAATGCACCATCAAGTTCAAGTGctagtaataataaacaagAGGTTAATTTAATGATCAATTGTTTAAGATCTTATGCAATTGAAAAAGATGGTTTTAATGCTGTACAAGAAGAAATTGCTGATATGCCAAATGACATATCAACAAAAGGACCAGTTAATAGAATGAAAGGAAAAgctaaaaatactaaaaaaaaagaagatcaagaaattattaaacaacttGGACCAATACCACCAGCAggatcaaaaattttttcaggAATGTCTTTTATGATTGTTTGTGTATCAGTACAAACACTTGAAAGATATGCCGATGAAAATCCAATTGATTCAAATTCAGAACCAGAAACAGATAATGAACTTGAATGGACAAGACAACCATTATTAAGAGATAGATTAACTGAACAAATAAAAGCTGGTGGTGGTATAGTTTATGacaaatttaatgatattccACGTGAAAGTTATGGTATTACAAAATTAGTAACAAATGTTCCAAATTCTTCATTGAATTCATTACTATGTTTGTCAGTTGGAATAAGATCTTATAATCATGGTTGGATAATACAAAGttgtcatcaaaataaattaatgaatgctTCTGATCACGAATTACCATCTGGTtggagtttaaaaaataaagcataTGTTGAATTTTGTGAACGACCATCAACAACACCATTCAATCATGCTATTGCTATTATACCAAAAACTGATAACAATAGTTTCTTTGTTCAATATTGGAGCACAATTATTCAAAATCTTGGTGGTTTTGTTCGAGTTATTACTGCTCCAAGTAAGTAAATTaacaagatgatgataatcattattaataaattcaaaaaaaattctattattattatgtatttatgataatttttatctttttcagcTGAATCATTTGAAGAAGGTACTTTTGTTTTGACAAGTGAAAATTTTCCAGATTGGCTTCCATCACTTGCTGAATATTGTCAATGTCCACTTGTCTCATCTAGATGGGTTATGCAGTGCCTCATCGAGGGAAAAGTTGTTAGTTACGAGGAACAATTAGAATACAAACATGATTACGTTAAAACAtcagaataatatttatattttaatggttttttttgctttttttccatacttttttattattaattattgatgaaaaaaaaaaaaaaaaaaaatgacttgaAACAACTTTTGTATCTACATATCTTTTGTACAAtttgttcctttttttttttttttttttttcttttatatatataaataaaactagaatatttttgtcaattattttgaaattaattgtatgatttttttcataattaacatttgtcaacaaaatattttcatgggTTGTAGgtaatattattagaaaattcaattcaaggATTATACCagtctaaaaataaaagagaaaatgaTATAAccacaatgaaaaataaaatgaaagcaCGAAGACTAGCATTTCTTTGGATTGCTTGTCTAATTTGTTCATTTGCATCTTTAACATTTTCAGTTGCACCAACTACTGTTGTCATTAATCTATCAAGATCTCGATCTTGTGTTAAAACATTTTCAgtaaaaatttcttgtaaTTGAGCAATATGAACaactttattttcaattattttaacttcTTCTGTTAgtgtatttaattcattataaaGTTGTTTATTTTCAGCTTCAAGCATTTGCAAATCTTCAGGTGGTAGATCTTCATCATAAGCAAGTAAATTTACATCTCCATTAAtttcttgtatatttaatGGACTTGAATcagttgatgaatttttatttttataattaacatcattaattatatctgtttgaagatttttttgtcttgaaaaatcattattactcaattcatttgataaatcaaattttgacattttacgaagttccatttctttttttactctcATGGCTTTTTGTtcagtatatattttactaacatttttcaagtattcttcaatatgataaattatattttttttatgcttaaaattttgtgaaaattcaacattagatatttcattttttaagtCATCAATTGtttgtaatgatgatgatattattttttgaacttgATTGTCAATTTGATTACGCTCAACATCACCAATTCGTTCTTTTACTGCTAAATGATgagcaaaatttaaataagaaCTACGATTTTCAAGAAGAAAAGATTGCAGTTTTGAAATTTCATTAACAAGTGATTCTGTTTTTTTACGAAAAGCTGATTCTTGTCGTCTTTTTCTTAAAATTGGTTTTGTAACATCCGTGTCTAAGTTTTTTTGTCGAAGACTTATCGTTTTTACAGAAGCACGGAACAAAGAGCTCACATCCATTTTTTGTCAAAGTACAATCAAAACACCTGAGTTAACTTCTGTAAATGAGtaaaaaacaatcataatttgttgtaatttttttttgttttttatttacctctgCTAGAATTTATAGTTGagatttaatttgttattgaataatttttcataggTCTATAgtgttattgttttaaatttttttcatacaaggCTAATTTATGTTAAGAACTTGTAATGACACAACTGACTGCAATTGACAGACATTAAAAGTCAAAACCAGTCAAAACAACAATGAAATGTGGGAACAGGTGGGAAGCAGAGAATATAAAAGGAGTATTTATTTACGTGTCAATAATGGTATGTCTCGTTTAAAAAAGGATGTCCGCCACAGTTGGGTAAATAGTCGATTTTTGAGTATATTACAACTACGTGTAAGTTACTGTAATTTATTGTAACTTACATGGTTACAAGTGTTACAACTTACATGAGATGCTACTTTAAGCCTTTTTTTTACTGACCGTCAATTCATATTTGTACATGTATGCGTCAATTGAAGTGCTATTTAGTGTTTAGAGacaattaaaatgtaattattggAAGGTTGATAAACattgtaaaaattgaaaaaaaaatttttactcaaaataTAGGGCTCAAACTCACAACAAGTTAAAATTTTCCcttgtaaacatggcggcTGTGAAAACAACTAAATTATAACCAAGAAAACTAGAAATAGTTTTTTGCTTTATTAtggcaaataaattaattagtaatttttataaaaatcctgAGTGCTGTATATTAGGTGCTTTctgttgtgtattttttttcacttccatgtgcatgatcatgcacatgcacCTGTCATGCAAACTTGAGGAGAGAATAATGGCGTTGaacgaataattcttaaaaaataagaattaaaacatggctgatccagcccctcatgtcctccgctgttgcaaactgactttttgctgatTGCGCATTTAattgcgcatgcgcgaaaataaacagaaaaaacaaataggtgctttcttttgggtgtttattttttttcctgtttattttcacgcatgcgcagttgaatgcgcagtcggcaaaaagtcagattgcaacagcgtaggacataaggagctggatcagccatgttttaattcttattttttaagaattatttgtttcgacGCCACTGCTTTCTCCTCAATTTTGCATGACatacgcatgtgcatgatcatgcgcattaaagtgaaaaaaaataaatacacaaaagaaagcacctaatgAAAgatgctttcttttgtgtatttattttttttcctatttatttTCACGAATGCGCAATCAGCAAAAactcagtttgcaacagcgcAGGACATGAAGGGCTGGATCAGctatatgtcaatttttatttttcaagaattattCGTTCTACGccaataggtgctttcttttgtgtatttattttttttcctgtttattttcacgCATGCGAAGTTGAATGCGCAATCAGTgaaaagtcagtttgcaacagcgtatgACAAGAGGGGCTGGATCAgctatattttaattcttattttttaagacttGTTTGTTCGACGCTACTGTTCTATCCTTAAGTTTGCATGAcaggcgcatgtgcatgatcatgcgcatgaaagtgaaaaaaaatgaatacacaaaagaaatcACCTAGAGAGCGTTCGATAGCTGGCCGAGGCCAAAAATCCGGCCAATTTTTGATcatggtttattttatatgttcgTAGTGTCAGCACTATTATAATTTCGAATATTTAAATGGGATTTTCTCATAGCGAGTTTTAGGTTTATTAAGTTGTCTTTCTGTTGGCCCAGGCCGAGGCCCTCGGCCAGCTATCGAACGCTctcatatttttgtttttaatttatttttgatcatGCGTGagttgaatgcgcagtcagcaaaaagtatattaggtgctttcttttgtgtatttatattttttcacttcaatgcgcatgatcatgcacatgtgCATATTATAACTGAtacagtggcgtcgaacaaataattcttaaggGATTACCTCGGCCAAATTTTGCGGTATAAGAGAGGGGATAAAGCCTATGTTTAATACATTGGTCTGAGAGCCATTGCCAACCTCaaaaagatgaattttttatttttttttttcgataaaacaatagttttttgaaataatttttgtataataacctaatattattaatccctgaaatataattgatcaactttttattcttttaaacatttattcaatagttaaaaaaaatgtgtaaatcGTGAAAcaccgcaaaaaaaaaaaaacagttggtTGTACTGAGAGTGCGGTTGTGTTAGTGTATGATATAGCTGCTGTGGCAGTATGTGTGTATCAATGTGGGATTTATTACTGGCGTTTTTAAACCTACGCGCCACAACATGGCGGATCACTATTCGGTGTTGCCAAGCGTACATTAGAATATAGTAGACGTCATATATACTGCTCgattagatgaattttttcatactttaattattaattataaaaaaactaagctccaaacctcttcaattttttttccatacgttttgttttgtttcacTTCATAGCCCAATAGgttttttttcacgatgtcATTATTTCGATTAAAGATATCGGTATTttaatggacttttttttgacaaaaatcgtattctccataagagcccatgttaaaagttgtcaactttgaaaattaataaaaaaataacgatcttccaaacaattaccaaaaaattacataaaatgtatcagtatttcaagaatcaactgtaaaaatttcaaagcattCTCATTATTAGTGACTGGCCGAGGTAAtcccttaaaaaataaaaattgaaatatggCTGATTCAGCCTttcatgtcctacgctgttgcaaactgactttttgctgactgcgcattcaactGCGCATGCgtaaaaataaacaggaaaaaaaataaacacccaaaagaaagcacctattatGCAAACGTGTAGAGAGAACAGTAGCGTCGAATGGTaatgcttaaaaaataagcaatcaaaacaattaaaacgTAATTAATCCAGCTCTTCGTGTACAACGCTGATGCAAACTGGCTTTCTAaatcgaaaaaacaaaataaaccaCTGAAAGaaaggtgctttcttttgggtgttgaatttatttcctATTCATTATTGCGCATGTGTagttgaatgcgcagtcagcaaaccgatagtttatttattttccaatttatttctatttatttattcatttatttatttttatgaatacgCACTGCATGGCGCAGTCATCAAAAAGTTAGTTtgcaaataattcttaaaacaTATGATTTAAAACATAGCTGATCCAGCCTCTCATGtactacgctgttgcaaactaaCTTTTCGCTGACTGCGCATTTAACTACGCatactcaaaaataaataggaaaaaaaataaacacccaaaagcTCACAATAAacacacaaaagaaagcacctagtacctagtcagtttgcaacagcgtagtaCATGAAGGGCTGGATTAGTTatgttttttaagtttttaattCCTACTTTTTCTGAATTACGTTTTGTCGCCATTATTTTCTCCTCAAGTTAGCGCATTAAACATGCGtattgaagtgaaaaaaaaaacgccccAAAGAAAGCATTTAGCACCTAATTCTCCATGTAAACTGTATATATAAGATTCTATGCaattatagataaaatttGATGTTTACTTAAATGCAATAAAGCCTTTTAGCCATGTCTTTTTATGTAACTACCGCCAACGACCACATCGGCCTGAATCAGTGttgggtaaatggtcgatttttgggtttaatactttcat is part of the Aphidius gifuensis isolate YNYX2018 linkage group LG1, ASM1490517v1, whole genome shotgun sequence genome and harbors:
- the LOC122848410 gene encoding enhancer of mRNA-decapping protein 4, giving the protein MSKTHEENLQNCPQAVTFTGHDDLNSVELYSKKVSVIASPNGIDHGSSKVKLKNIVDFTWDSHYYTGQLLAVHVSGKYLAYGIKSSQGKGVVRVVSKDSEQRSLLRGMNGEIQDLAFAHVKNAILACVDQIGNLFVHTIVSSTSQLVCNLLLSVVAEGSSPMTHRVIWCPYIPEEEHNEAEDVSKLLIVTRGSKAELWQVDYVYAQLGPGPLNLQDSTVQNCGGFTEICQHGDTIVEAILSPDGTAIATASLDGKVKFFQVNIHGVTLEKPNCLHQWKPHDGRPICSLFFLDDHKNTQPEAQFWRFSVTGCDNNSEIKIWSCEKWTCLQTINFQVSPLSNIEPVLKAGLDLAAGYLLLSDISNKALYILSLSKDIADGSDSIAYVSTISEFRLPYPILSFGIVDAGIRKVRPTGESLEDLCPCDDESEDQLVIRMYLVQPKSLQECHIAFQPARQVKNACMMDTLTHDSLIGSDDLQNTRHENNDNNENQSVGDRSSSINESVAATIEAAMNNASLNLMTPDAFSSPAKKENNTSSSTSPELGNVLSASPSIIQVVQALNAIDTPLATSEIEQAPASGGSSPSREVREIFSLAEPEDEEEEEEDLKQIDSDHENNENWSYHPIALLSDVHVIPNDIKNDNKKCEKIVDNSKIDPAWITTITQKLDKIMSTIEDQKDSIKDLQKDMSRYKQETPILSRIESALSRASQQQLSVIEKSLYNRQNHQSELFTTIELAVADNIKKILPKIVNDAVEPIKKQIQINAENNDDLLKENLTKLIGSSYIKDTIRIAVVEAAKPALDISFREAFETLLLPGIEKACQTMFRQIQDAFSNGTQEYIQYIDTVLERACQKRNEQETETLSYMVREELRSGMIKGFGPLQEGVLRSIKESIRDNLGQQLIDIQARSRATTPGLSVPNTAEAQVRILSLVQRGQYNTAFQQALNASDLSLVVYVCEKTEPSRVFSTDNAHNRCCLQQPVILSLVQQLSADLTHRTDLKHKWLEEAILNLNPMDPVTREHMGTVLMKLETQLSSFIATNPTHRSVKSMKMLSMAAKALFLNQHT
- the LOC122848425 gene encoding putative uncharacterized protein DDB_G0292292, which encodes MSEETNNIPVNQDKTKESMKDIIEKMDTDNEDDKINKSLVENQDVSSDGNTNQSSTANAGTTTAKSDELVDHNGAITEKIIECNVNNNGIKETSKEENKISHKSNSISNGESCKRKLDESDDQAAKISRTFSTNDAFNDDRNKTMTTSNDSSLNISSKIKTSEPVQNEFVEEKKSNSTENLNNGENKNSNHGTNDTDDTNMLIDKNIDTEECNLTKDDKVNDTSDIPIQTTKSRMSIEVIYDKSKQPPKKPEELVEIDEEGEKIVLDSSQENDIINVKNIDASFDKSSTDLKDNKITENDVTNGNDDEIRTSTNGNPPIHSNDSIQQKFPEVLNLISDSEGESFINEDVNTNDKMLSYTKEISFTVKLKTVYSVDKITKEIVNKEIISVDCLSDQQSHSDSCPGDVSASDKEQDTSLPLSSSKSSLYKLPKYPRASIVSTVSSSSSSSTESNKNDNEKNKNEFCLPQGVPKQAKKNLDESNDKLKKDWKNVNLLTSNILELMNAEVYNSFLESESDESLEERQLKTSTPEKSTKTKRSINAKSKSIKKNKSAKKSKPVINTKSLKKSPTNGDSPVPLPSTPTRPLRCTTSLRNNTPRANAKDVSDTEDLKDSRIGKICFAKWTHDNIYYPARVVKKSKDNFLDVKFLDGQSKTLNENLVVPLLKSLVDSEIHYRLQNKRYSHVATVKSVIDSNVPDDEIQFKVLNEENNEATVDIKDIFLTGKEIKMLQNKEPDNAEAYTPQTLITVTPTKKQPCASTPKSAEKKITSESTTKVLPTENAPSSSSASNNKQEVNLMINCLRSYAIEKDGFNAVQEEIADMPNDISTKGPVNRMKGKAKNTKKKEDQEIIKQLGPIPPAGSKIFSGMSFMIVCVSVQTLERYADENPIDSNSEPETDNELEWTRQPLLRDRLTEQIKAGGGIVYDKFNDIPRESYGITKLVTNVPNSSLNSLLCLSVGIRSYNHGWIIQSCHQNKLMNASDHELPSGWSLKNKAYVEFCERPSTTPFNHAIAIIPKTDNNSFFVQYWSTIIQNLGGFVRVITAPTESFEEGTFVLTSENFPDWLPSLAEYCQCPLVSSRWVMQCLIEGKVVSYEEQLEYKHDYVKTSE
- the LOC122848433 gene encoding syntaxin-18, producing the protein MDVSSLFRASVKTISLRQKNLDTDVTKPILRKRRQESAFRKKTESLVNEISKLQSFLLENRSSYLNFAHHLAVKERIGDVERNQIDNQVQKIISSSLQTIDDLKNEISNVEFSQNFKHKKNIIYHIEEYLKNVSKIYTEQKAMRVKKEMELRKMSKFDLSNELSNNDFSRQKNLQTDIINDVNYKNKNSSTDSSPLNIQEINGDVNLLAYDEDLPPEDLQMLEAENKQLYNELNTLTEEVKIIENKVVHIAQLQEIFTENVLTQDRDLDRLMTTVVGATENVKDANEQIRQAIQRNASLRAFILFFIVVISFSLLFLDWYNP